The window GACAAGTTCGGGCGCAATCTCCGCAGAAGTTACAAAATCCCTTGGAAAAATCCATGAAGGGCAACCCGTCTTCTTCAAGGACGATCAGATTTCTTTCACAAGCAGCGGCACAGGCTCCGCAACTTTTGCAAAGGTCACGGAATTCCTGCTCAGAGGCAGACCAAGGCGGGGGTAAGGAGAGGGCAACAGGAGATACGACGGCTTTCTGTTGCACCCGATCTCCTTCTCCCTGAAGGAGGAAGGCGAGGCATTTATCGACAAAAAAGGACGTCAGGTTCATATCAACGACACCAGATACTCGCTAGGGGTGAGCAGACGGAGAAAAGCAGGACCGACATCTGACCATTGGGAACGATATATTCTTCTTGTAATTCGGAATATTAAGGACACGGAAACGACTCATATTTTTCTGCACAATTTCAATGCATTAACAATAAAAAACACGAAGCCTTAAAACTCGTTGATTTAGCACATAAATATCACTTTTGTTTCAACACCCTTATATTATTTCATGTTTACAAAATTATTCCTCTCGCCTATTATAAAAAAATTTATTCCTCACTCTTCTAAACTATTCAAAGCTGTATAGCGGTAATGTACTCAAAGTAAAATGTTCCTTCCTTGATATAGGTCAAAAAACAAACTTTTATGCTTACCAGAGACCAAAAAAAGACGATCCTCGCTGGCTCCATTCTTTTCCAAGGACTTTCCGATGAACTGATTAACCTGCTTGCAAACCTGACCCTGCAAAAACAATATCAAAAAGGCGAAACTATCTTTCTGGAGGGCGGACCGGTTGCAGGATTTTATCTTGTCGCTCAAGGGCAAGTGAAAATCTTTAAATCCTCACCAAATGGTAAGGAACAAATCTTCTATGCCCTCGGCCCAGGGGAACCCTTTGGCCTGACCCCTCTTTTTCACAACCAAAAATTCCCGGCCTGTGCAGCGAGCATGATTCCATCCATCGCTCTTTTCTTCCCAAAAACAGAATTTCTTCAGATGACAAAAGCCCATCATCCTCTGGCACACTCTATGCTTGCCGGATTATCGCAGCGCTTGTGCAGGCTCTCAATAAAATTAGGAGACCTGGCACTCAAAGAAGTACCGCAGCGGCTGATTGCGCACTTTATCTATCTCTCAGAAGAACAAAACAGAACTGACCGAATCCTCCTTGACATGCCCAAATCACAACTCGCCTGCCTGTTGGGCACCAGCCCTGAAAATCTCTCTCGAATTCTTGCTCACATGACCAGAGAAGGACTCATCCGGGTGCAAGGGAACATGATCGAACTCCTCCGCTATAACGAACTCCGCCAATACAGCTAAAAGCCTCTTTTACCTTTTCTTTGTTTTTTTGTTCTTTTTTGACATAGATCAAGGAATTAATCCTGCTCACAACTATATTATCGAATAGCAAACAAACCCGATTACAAAAAACGGGTATTTGACATCTCTCCTTCATTGAGCATCGCCTCGCTCCAATGCCTTTTAAAAAATATACTTTTCATATAGTTACATGTTCGGCAAAGTGCGGCCGGGTCACCGGTTGCTTGTAATCAACTTTCTTTCATCGGGAGGACGTTATGAGAGTGGTATTGTGGACGACTGCATTGGCGCTGGCAGTTGGAATACAAGGCGGAGCAGCCTTGGCAGCTCAGGAGAGCGGTCTGCCCAAGGCAATGTCGAATGAGACAAAGACCTGTCTGGGATGTCACAAGGAAATCAACGAGGGTATGTACCAACAATGGGGTGCGAGCAAGCATTATCGCGCCAATGTTGGCTGCTACGAATGCCATAAGGCGGATAAAGGCGATGCCGATGCAATGGAGCATAACGGTTTCACTGTCTCTGTCATTGTCTCCCCCAAGGACTGTGGTCGCTGTCATGCCAAGGAGACCGAGGAATTTGCCGGTTCCCATCATTCCAAGGCCGGTCAAATCATGGGCTCCCTGGACAACAAACTGGCCGAGGTTGTGGAAGGCAATAAGGGGATGAAGACGGCAGGTTACCCGGATGGCATTTCCGCTGCTGCGGTGAATGGCTGTTGGCAGTGTCACGGCTCCAGGGTTGCTGTCCTTCCGGGCGGGAAACTGGATCCTGCCACTTGGCCGAACAGCGGTATTGGGCGAATCAACCCGGACGGTAGCGAGGGCAGCTGCTCCGCCTGTCATTCACGGCATAACTTCTCGGTCGAGCAGGTGCGGAACCCTGAGAACTGCGGCAAATGCCATATGGGGCCGGATCATCCTCAGATCGAAATCTACAACGAGTCCAAGCATGGTATCGCCTTCCATGCCAATAAGGACAAGATGAACATGGATTCCGCCAAGTGGATTGTGGGTGAAGACTATTCTGCTGCCCCGACCTGTGCCACTTGTCATATGTCTGCAACCAAGGACATGCCGACCAACCATAACGTCGGTTTGCGTATCAAGTGGAACAACCGTCCGGCGATTTCCAAGGAAGCACATAAAACCGATGAAACCTGGGGGCTGGAGTCTGCAAAGATCACCGGTGACATGCGCCGCAAAAACATGAAAAAGGTCTGTATCTCCTGCCATAACGTCAACTTCACAGATAATTTCTTTATCCAGTATGAAGAGCTGATGAACCTTTATCACGAGAAGTTCGCCAGACCGGGACTGGAACTGTACGCTGCCGCCACAAAAGTATTGAAGGCGGTCAAGGGTGATACCTATGCCCAGTTCGCCCAAATGATCGACTTCACCTGGTTTGAGATCTGGCATCATGAAGGACGGCGGGCACGTCATGCTGCGGCTATGATGGCACCGGACTATACCCATTGGCACGGAACCTATGAGGTGGCCAAGCACTGGTACGGCAAATACATTCCTGAGCTGAATGAAGTTATCGAAATGGGTAAAAACAGTGAAAAGAAAGAGGCTGTTGCAGCAGCTGAAGAGCTGGAAAAACTGCTGGTCAAAGTCCAGGCTGATGACAACCATAAATGGGCAACAGGTCAGGAAGATGCGGCTGACAAGGCTGAGCGGACCAAACGAGCTGAAGAGTTCAAGAAACGCTACGCCAAATAATGTCGTAAACTCCTAATCAACCACCTTAATCAAGGCTGCGCAGAGCAATCTACGTGGCCTTGATTATGTCGGATGTTCGGTTTACAGCCCCCCTCCCCCTTCTCCCTATCTCTCCTCGAAAATCGGTTGACGGCTTCCCTCTCCGCACGTAACATATACAGCCAAGGTATATTGAGTTACCACAAGAATTACTACAAGATCCCGGAGCCTTGTTGTCGAGCATGCAGCGTCCCTATTTCTTCCTCTTTACTCCACTCTTCCTTGCCGTGATGCTCTCTTCTTCTCCGGCAACTTGCTGGGCAAGAAAAGAAACAGCCACAAAGCTCACCCTGGAAGAAGCTATTGAACGCGCGCTTCAGCATAATCGTCAACTCAAAAGCAGTACACTGGATTTAAGCAGCAGACAGGTCTACCTGGACGAGGCCTGGGACAGGTTCTCGGTGCAAATTTCCCCGCTTTCCAGCATCAACTACTCAGCTGTAAGCGATGAGGAACAGGTTGTCTGGAAGGTGGGCAGTGAAATATCAAAAAAATTCAGCAACGGCATCCAGGTCGGCGTAACACCCAATATTGCAGTCAATGACGACAGCTACGGAACAGGTATCAGCTGTTCGCTGGCAGTCCCCCTGCTGCGGGGATATGGCCAGGACGTTAATCTCAATACAGTGCAGGCACGGGAATACAGCCTGCATACCGCCTTTCGTCGCCTTCACCGTTATAAGATCAACACCGTACTGGAGACTGTGCAGGCCGTCTACGCCCTGATTCGGGCCCAATATCTCGTTGATCTGTACACAGAGCAGTTATCTCCGCTTCAAGGCCATCTGCACACGGCCCGCATACGAGAAAAAGCCGGAATAGGTCGTTCTATGGATGGATACCGGGCGGAACTCCGCCTGAAAAAGGTTGAGGAACAGCTAAATAGCGCCCAAAAACACGCTGCGGAAACAGCAGATCGCCTCAAAGACCTCCTTGCCCTGCCCCTGGATAAATCCATAGAGGTACAGGCACCCCTGGAATACACTCTGATCAATATCAAACTGAACGAGGCAATCCAAATCGCCTTGCAGCACCGGATTGAGATAGGCCAGGGCCGGGCTGATATTGTTGAAGCCCGGCGCAAGGAAAAGGTAGCGGAGCAGAATACCCTACCCGACCTTGAGCTCAAGCTCGGGTACAAACGCCAAAGTGAGGCAGAGGAATTCGAAAACTTTTCCTTTCCTGATGAGGAGATCTGGTCGGTAGCCCTGACCAGCAGCACGGACTGGAAGCGCTCAACGGAAAAGGCGGCCCTGGCCAATAGCCGCCTGGCCGTTGATCGCAGCCGTCTGGGCCTGGAGTCTTCCCGGGAGAAAATCATTCGCGAGGTGCGTACCGTGCTCAATGCCCTTGATGCCTCCAGGGCACGCATTGCCCTCCGCCGGGAGCAAATCCATCAGGCCACAGGGAAGCAACGACTGGCCAAGGTGAAGTTCCAGTATAATGAGGCAGATAATTTTGACCTCCTTGAGGCCGAAACTCAACTTGAACAGGCCAAGGTCGATCTGATGACCGATGAAATTCGTTACATTACCGACGGCTACCGATTCCGTGCCGCTATGGGTACCCTGATCGCCTTTGCCCCCTCCAACAAGGACTCCACTCATACCCCATGAAATACCTCCTCTTCCTTGTCTGCGCTGCTCTCCTCTCTGTTTTACTGTTCAGGCAGCATGCTCCCTCCTCCTCTGAACAAGCACCGCCCCTGACCACAGTAGCGCTCCGGGATTTCCAGGTAACAGTGCGCACGGTGGGCACGCTTCATGCCGTCAACTCCCACGTAGTCGCCTCCCGGATCAAAGGGCCTGGGGCAAAGATTATCTTCCTGGCCCAGGACGGGTACCCGGTCAAAAAAGGTGATATCCTGGTACGCTTTGATCCCACCCGTTTTGAGGAGGCAGTGGCTGAATGTACAGCCCAGATCAATGATCTGACAGCTGGGCTTGAGGCGGCAGAGCAGCTTCTGAGTTGGGAGGAAATAGAGGTGGGACATAAAATCGAGAGCGCCCGCTACAGCCTCCGGGTTGCGAAACTGGAATTGCAGCGCTTGGTGAAAGGCGACGGCCCCATGACCTTGGCCCAATATCGCGATGAACAGGAAAAGGCTGAGCTGGAACTGAAACGCTATCAGGATTATGCTGCTGATCTGGAAAAGCTGGCGCAGGAAGGCTACGAGAATCCAGCAGAACTGGGCCGCATCCGTGATAAAATTGCCGTAGCCAAAGAAGAGTTTACCAGCGCCAAGCGCCGTTTCACCTCCTACCGGGACTTTGTTCTGCCTTCACTCACGGAAACCGCCACAGCCAAGGTGGAGAATGCCAAACTGAGCCAGCAACAGGTAGGCAAGGCCGGTGTGCATACCATTGCCAGAGCCAAGGCCTCTGTTGATCAGGTCCAGGCAAAGCTCCAGGCTGCCCGGACCGCCCTCAATCAGGCAAAGGCGGAGCTGGAGAAAACCAGCCTCTACGCCCCCTTTGACGGCCTGGTTATTCATCACGAGGCCTTCCGCAACGGAGAGATGCGAACTGCCCAGGAGGGCGACACGGTCATCATTCATCAACCCATCCTTTCCCTGCCCGACCTGAGCAGCCTGATTGTTAAAAGCAAGGTCCGGGAAATTGATCTGCATAAGATCGCGGTGGGGCAGCCTGCCCTGATCACCCTGGATGCCTACCCTGCCCTCCACCTCCAAGGCGAACTGGCCTTTATCGGGGCCCTGGCAAAGAAACAGCAAGGCCGTCAATACGGAGAAAAGTATTTCCAGATTCACTTTTCCCTCAAAAGCAGCGATAAACGGCTTAGGCCGGGCATGTCAGCACGGGTGGAACTGCAAACCGCACAGGTCACTCAAGTGCTCTCCCTGCCCGTTGAAGCTGTGTTCCAGGATAATGACGGTCCTTTCTGTTATGTCCAGAGAGGTACTGAGGTGCAACGACGTAGCCTGCAAACCGGGCACAGCAACGAATACTTTATCGAGATTACCGGGGGGCTGACCGCAGGGGAGCAGGTCCTGCTGGTGCGACCTGACGATCATTGATCCATGCTCAACCTCCACCCGCAATCCCAGGCATTAAAGCGGGTTGAATCGGGATAACGTCAAACTTTCGCTCCCAGCATGCGGAGTAATGTTCCATCCTTGTCGAGTATATGGTGCTTTAATACTCCAACAATATGAAGGATCACTCCGATGATAATGCTGGTGCCAGCTATAGCGTGCAGTTCATGGGCAATACCTGCAACTGACCCGTTCAATGGAATAACTTCCATCGGATTGGCTGGATCAGGATTTCGGGCCACAAGCTCCAAGCCGAACAACTCAACACCATGACCACCCATTGCTGACATAACAAAACCGGAAATCGGCAGTATCACCGTACCGATCAGCAAAAGATAGTGGACAAGCTTTGACATTATTTTTTCTATTTTTTTGTATTCACGAATGGGAGGAGGCCAACCGCTTTTTATTCTCCAGACCACTCGGAGAATGACAGGAAATATAATCAATACACCAAATGCTTTATGCCAAGGATACAGTGCATAAGATTTTGTTTCTTCCATGAAGACACCTACTGCCAATAACATTATCATCATGATGCCTACGATCCAGTGTAATGCCAATGTATTGCTACCGAGCTTGGATTGGGTATCGAGCTGCATATCTTCCTCCTTGATTTTCCATTTTTTTACATTTTACGTAGACTTGTTTCCTTACTTCATGTCTGCACTGTAGACAATGAACATAAAGGGAATGTGTTAATCAAGAAATAAATTGTAAAGATTTTGTAAGGGCAGGGACAAGAGAACCGGTGCTTCTGCTCCGTCCTCGCAACACAGACAGCCGTGATGATCAAGAGCTGCCGAACTGAGTATATCAGATCGGTTCATCATCGCAATTCTGTTGCGCGAGCTCCCGAACCTGCTCCTCACTCAATCCGGTCGTCTCGGCGATTTCCTCAACAGTATATTTTTCCTTACGTAACATATTGACAGCAATCTCCAGTTTTCCTTCAAAATTCCCCTCAGCTCGTCCTTCAACTCTCGCCGTCTCAATCATGTCACGTTCACTGGCCCTGTCGGTCATAT is drawn from Candidatus Electrothrix aestuarii and contains these coding sequences:
- a CDS encoding Crp/Fnr family transcriptional regulator, with product MLTRDQKKTILAGSILFQGLSDELINLLANLTLQKQYQKGETIFLEGGPVAGFYLVAQGQVKIFKSSPNGKEQIFYALGPGEPFGLTPLFHNQKFPACAASMIPSIALFFPKTEFLQMTKAHHPLAHSMLAGLSQRLCRLSIKLGDLALKEVPQRLIAHFIYLSEEQNRTDRILLDMPKSQLACLLGTSPENLSRILAHMTREGLIRVQGNMIELLRYNELRQYS
- a CDS encoding multiheme c-type cytochrome; its protein translation is MRVVLWTTALALAVGIQGGAALAAQESGLPKAMSNETKTCLGCHKEINEGMYQQWGASKHYRANVGCYECHKADKGDADAMEHNGFTVSVIVSPKDCGRCHAKETEEFAGSHHSKAGQIMGSLDNKLAEVVEGNKGMKTAGYPDGISAAAVNGCWQCHGSRVAVLPGGKLDPATWPNSGIGRINPDGSEGSCSACHSRHNFSVEQVRNPENCGKCHMGPDHPQIEIYNESKHGIAFHANKDKMNMDSAKWIVGEDYSAAPTCATCHMSATKDMPTNHNVGLRIKWNNRPAISKEAHKTDETWGLESAKITGDMRRKNMKKVCISCHNVNFTDNFFIQYEELMNLYHEKFARPGLELYAAATKVLKAVKGDTYAQFAQMIDFTWFEIWHHEGRRARHAAAMMAPDYTHWHGTYEVAKHWYGKYIPELNEVIEMGKNSEKKEAVAAAEELEKLLVKVQADDNHKWATGQEDAADKAERTKRAEEFKKRYAK
- a CDS encoding TolC family protein, with the protein product MQRPYFFLFTPLFLAVMLSSSPATCWARKETATKLTLEEAIERALQHNRQLKSSTLDLSSRQVYLDEAWDRFSVQISPLSSINYSAVSDEEQVVWKVGSEISKKFSNGIQVGVTPNIAVNDDSYGTGISCSLAVPLLRGYGQDVNLNTVQAREYSLHTAFRRLHRYKINTVLETVQAVYALIRAQYLVDLYTEQLSPLQGHLHTARIREKAGIGRSMDGYRAELRLKKVEEQLNSAQKHAAETADRLKDLLALPLDKSIEVQAPLEYTLINIKLNEAIQIALQHRIEIGQGRADIVEARRKEKVAEQNTLPDLELKLGYKRQSEAEEFENFSFPDEEIWSVALTSSTDWKRSTEKAALANSRLAVDRSRLGLESSREKIIREVRTVLNALDASRARIALRREQIHQATGKQRLAKVKFQYNEADNFDLLEAETQLEQAKVDLMTDEIRYITDGYRFRAAMGTLIAFAPSNKDSTHTP
- a CDS encoding efflux RND transporter periplasmic adaptor subunit, with product MKYLLFLVCAALLSVLLFRQHAPSSSEQAPPLTTVALRDFQVTVRTVGTLHAVNSHVVASRIKGPGAKIIFLAQDGYPVKKGDILVRFDPTRFEEAVAECTAQINDLTAGLEAAEQLLSWEEIEVGHKIESARYSLRVAKLELQRLVKGDGPMTLAQYRDEQEKAELELKRYQDYAADLEKLAQEGYENPAELGRIRDKIAVAKEEFTSAKRRFTSYRDFVLPSLTETATAKVENAKLSQQQVGKAGVHTIARAKASVDQVQAKLQAARTALNQAKAELEKTSLYAPFDGLVIHHEAFRNGEMRTAQEGDTVIIHQPILSLPDLSSLIVKSKVREIDLHKIAVGQPALITLDAYPALHLQGELAFIGALAKKQQGRQYGEKYFQIHFSLKSSDKRLRPGMSARVELQTAQVTQVLSLPVEAVFQDNDGPFCYVQRGTEVQRRSLQTGHSNEYFIEITGGLTAGEQVLLVRPDDH
- a CDS encoding cytochrome b — protein: MQLDTQSKLGSNTLALHWIVGIMMIMLLAVGVFMEETKSYALYPWHKAFGVLIIFPVILRVVWRIKSGWPPPIREYKKIEKIMSKLVHYLLLIGTVILPISGFVMSAMGGHGVELFGLELVARNPDPANPMEVIPLNGSVAGIAHELHAIAGTSIIIGVILHIVGVLKHHILDKDGTLLRMLGAKV